Within Hyla sarda isolate aHylSar1 chromosome 7, aHylSar1.hap1, whole genome shotgun sequence, the genomic segment AACTATTGACGTTGGCCAAGTCCTTTGCACATATGCTTTGTTTTAATAGCATTAGACATAGCTGATAATGAATATCATGCCCCTTGCAGGATTGGTAGTATAGATAAAGTTAGTGCACCATATTAGCTTATGAACCAGGAAACCATGTACACAGTAACAGATACATCCCTCCGATAGTCACCAGGGAGacaaaaaaatacttttaaagaggtactccagagaaaaaaatatatcatttccaatcgactggtgccagaaacttctacagatctgtgaattacttatatttaaacatcttaatcctttcagtactgatcagctgctgtatgctccagaggaagttgtgtagttctttccagtctgaccacagtgctctctactgacacctctgtccatgtcaggaacggtctggggcaggagaggtttgctatggagattttctcctgctccagaccatttctgacacagacagaggaggcagcagagagcactgtgatcagactggaaagaactacacaacttcctctggaacatacatcagctgataagtactagaaggattaagatctttaaatattcacaattcacaaatctgtagaaccttttttctctagagtacccctttaaagtttattatGAAGTAAACTGGAAATGGTTTAAATGGTTTGGTTTTGGATGCCTTCCAAGTGACCGCTCTAGGTTGATGTCCTGAGCCAAATTAGATAATATGTGCATGGAGGGAAAAAAACTTACGCTGACACAAGATTAGGTCAAAATGGTACTTTCTGATTTATTGTATTGTGTACACACAAGttatatccttcagtagggcATAGCACATGTATAAGCATTCTAATTGATTAGCAGACTTCTTTACCTAGGCATTGCATCATATTTTCTGTGCCAAACAGGGTGGTCACACAGGGCGTGATACAGGATGTAACCTCCATTTTAGAAGAATGATCTTTATTTTATATCTATTATATAACAGTTTATGCAtacttaatatataatataccttCGGTGAATGATTTTTAGTTATGGCCAAGTACTATAGAAGCTTACCTGTGACTCATACTGTAGTCTCCGTATAACTTCATCTTTATAGACCAAAAGCTCAGTTGGTGTGTCTTTACAGGGAAATTTAGCCATGTCTTCTCGTCCCTTGCCCAGAGGGAATTCATGAAATTTGTCGGGTTTCAAGAACTCACTCAGGGCGCACACATAGGCATCTCCCCGGAGCAGTGAAATAACAGACCAGGTCACAGGGGCTACAGCCGCCCTCCCTGCTATGGATCCAAATAATAAGAAGGTAGCAGGGATCGAACAGTTCTTTACTGCCCTCTTACGACATTCTGCTACTAGATTCCAAGTGTGGTTATTTAATATGATGCCAATGAGAAACAAGGCAAGGGCAGGCACTCCGATAGCTGCCAGTCCGTACATATAGTTCCTCTCTGGAGAACAAGGGCAGTGGAACGCCACTACGGAGAACAACTCCTGGCTGCCAACCGTTCCCAATGCTACCAGTCCGTTGAATATCATCACATCTCTGCTCttgaagaacagagaaaaaaacttTAAGTTTTCAGATATTATGGAGGCCATTCTTCTGTGGTTTCAAGGTCCAGCCAAGAAAAGTGTCCAAACTTTTTACtgcagagaaaagaaaaaaaattcaactcaACTAAGAAAACGCTACAATAAAAACTAATGGCGTGATTCTATTAACAGCTTCTGCTGCCATTTCCCCTGTCTGTTTCCTTTTGAGCTCTGCCTACAACTTTTACCAGACATCGGTTTAGAGATAATGTGGTAAAAGGAAACAGAACAAACACAGCCAGCTCTGCATAAAGTAAAGTACAGGAACTATTTAGTTTCATTGCTGATTCCATACAAAACACTCATTCAGAATTTAGGATTCTGGATACAAAGTGGTACGAGTTATAATCAGAATCATATGAATGACCAACAAAAAGCCATGTCTGTGTAGTTACCCAAGCAAGCTTTGTATAGATTTGCCTATAGCAAGGGGTTTTGTATGTATGAATAATTTATACAGCTCATGTATTCATAACAGCAACAAGCGCTACATTTAAGCTGTAAAAAAAACCCTGGTAAAATGCTAAAGACAAGATACATTGTGACCATATAAAAAAAGCACACTGTAGCTCACTTGAGGCTGAATATGTACCCAAAGTTACTGTCGTTGTCTACACCCACGAACACCCAAGATaggccaaaaaataaaatataaatttatatataagGTGCATAGAGAAAGGAAGATTAGATCCAGTGATTATATTAATAATggtgtatttattatttataaaataaCATATGTAACAGCAGAGGTCTAGCGCAGGGCCCTTGgcgcttatagcaaccgggacccaccgggtatgatgcgcgctctccTGTGAGCGCATCATACCTTAGGAGCCGCAAATGGATGTGAAtgtacgtccatttgcgttaaggggttaaagtgtgcctgtcatcaacaaaaactttttatataacgcAGAtagtaccattatatgtatatttgttatatacattggttaaaaaatatgtatatttttgtccctgcagctattgcctgtgtgtctctatgaggagtccaaaaacaggaagtgaggggggacaggcagggccctgtgcactgcggACAggaagggccctgtgcactgcggacaggcagggccctgtgcactgcggacaggcagggccctgtgcactgcggacaggcagggccctgtgcactgcggacaggcagggccctgtgca encodes:
- the CALHM2 gene encoding calcium homeostasis modulator protein 2, whose amino-acid sequence is MASIISENLKFFSLFFKSRDVMIFNGLVALGTVGSQELFSVVAFHCPCSPERNYMYGLAAIGVPALALFLIGIILNNHTWNLVAECRKRAVKNCSIPATFLLFGSIAGRAAVAPVTWSVISLLRGDAYVCALSEFLKPDKFHEFPLGKGREDMAKFPCKDTPTELLVYKDEVIRRLQYESQFLGWIMIGVVASTIFLLKCLHHCCSPLSYHQEAYWSQYRVNEKDLFNRTAEVHAKVLAASNVKQFFGFVDLTKEEQEMVTAYPVDEAQPSPQWNEITGLYLYRENKGFPLYSRLHKWAKKVIGNGTDAGDREMALLAV